A region of Silurus meridionalis isolate SWU-2019-XX chromosome 17, ASM1480568v1, whole genome shotgun sequence DNA encodes the following proteins:
- the lhx2b gene encoding LIM/homeobox protein Lhx2b isoform X2: MNRKGPKLYITEANTCFSLPSAMLFHGLHGGDIHGVMEEMERRGKSDSAAISSAIDMGERETGMPSMTSERVALCAGCRGKISDRYYLLAVDKQWHMRCLKCCECKLNLESELTCFSKDGSIYCKEDYYRFSVQRCARCHLGISASEMVMRARDLVYHLNCFTCTTCNKILTTGDHFGMKDSLVYCRLHFETLVQGDYGHFTHTDVAPSKTLSTAGALALSYYNGVGTVQKGRPRKRKSPGPGADLAAYNAALSCNENDGDLMDRDSQYSSGQKTKRMRTSFKHHQLRTMKSYFAINHNPDAKDLKQLAQKTGLTKRVLQVWFQNARAKFRRNLLRQENNGVEKTSDGSTLAGGTPSGPASEISNASMSPSSTPTTLTDLTNPTMPTVTSVLTSVPGTLDVHECRSPSQTTLTSLF; encoded by the exons ATGAACCGCAAAGGGCCAAAGCTGTATATTACGGAAGCAAACACGTGTTTTTCGCTCCCGTCCGCGATGCTTTTCCACGGCCTGCACGGAGGCGACATTCACGGAGTGATGGAAGAAATGGAACGCAGAGGCAAGAGCGACTCAGCTGCTATCAGCTCGGCCATAGATATGGGCGAGAGAGAAACG GGTATGCCATCAATGACCAGTGAGCGGGTGGCACTGTGTGCGGGCTGCAGAGGGAAAATTTCCGACCGCTATTACTTGCTCGCAGTAGACAAGCAGTGGCACATGCGCTGTTTAAAATGTTGCGAGTGCAAACTCAACCTGGAGTCTGAGCTCACCTGCTTTAGTAAGGATGGAAGTATCTACTGCAAGGAAGACTATTACAG GTTTTCGGTGCAGAGGTGTGCTCGCTGCCATCTCGGGATTTCGGCCTCGGAAATGGTAATGCGAGCTCGGGACTTGGTGTACCACTTAAATTGTTTCACATGCACTACGTGCAACAAAATACTGACGACAGGCGACCATTTTGGCATGAAGGACAGTCTCGTGTACTGCCGTTTACACTTCGAGACGCTCGTGCAGGGAGACTATGGGCACTTCACTCACACGGACGTGGCTCCAAGTAAAACGCTTAGTACAGCGGGGGCGCTCGCGCTCTCCTACTACAACGGAGTGGGCACGGTACAGAAAGGACGCCCGAGGAAACGGAAAAGTCCCGGCCCCGGAGCGGATTTGGCCGCATATAACGCAG CACTAAGCTGTAATGAAAATGATGGGGATCTAATGGACAGAGACTCTCAGTACAGTTCTGGTCAAAAGACCAAGAGAATGAGGACTTCCTTCAAGCACCATCAGCTAAGAACCATGAAGTCCTACTTTGCTATTAACCACAATCCTGATGCCAAGGATTTAAAACAGCTGGCACAGAAAACAGGTCTTACAAAGCGTGTACTTCAG gtctgGTTCCAGAATGCCAGGGCCAAATTCCGACGAAATCTTCTGCGTCAAGAGAACAATGGGGTGGAGAAAACATCAGATGGGTCAACTCTAGCTGGTGGAACCCCATCTGGTCCAGCCTCAGAAATTTCAAATGCCTCTATGAGCCCATCTAGCACTCCCACTACACTGACAGACCTTACTAACCCTACAATGCCCACAGTCACCTCTGTACTGACCTCCGTACCAGGCACCTTGGATGTGCATGAATGCCGGAGTCCATCGCAGACCACACTCACCAGCCTGTTCTGA
- the lhx2b gene encoding LIM/homeobox protein Lhx2b isoform X1 — protein sequence MNRKGPKLYITEANTCFSLPSAMLFHGLHGGDIHGVMEEMERRGKSDSAAISSAIDMGERETGMPSMTSERVALCAGCRGKISDRYYLLAVDKQWHMRCLKCCECKLNLESELTCFSKDGSIYCKEDYYRRFSVQRCARCHLGISASEMVMRARDLVYHLNCFTCTTCNKILTTGDHFGMKDSLVYCRLHFETLVQGDYGHFTHTDVAPSKTLSTAGALALSYYNGVGTVQKGRPRKRKSPGPGADLAAYNAALSCNENDGDLMDRDSQYSSGQKTKRMRTSFKHHQLRTMKSYFAINHNPDAKDLKQLAQKTGLTKRVLQVWFQNARAKFRRNLLRQENNGVEKTSDGSTLAGGTPSGPASEISNASMSPSSTPTTLTDLTNPTMPTVTSVLTSVPGTLDVHECRSPSQTTLTSLF from the exons ATGAACCGCAAAGGGCCAAAGCTGTATATTACGGAAGCAAACACGTGTTTTTCGCTCCCGTCCGCGATGCTTTTCCACGGCCTGCACGGAGGCGACATTCACGGAGTGATGGAAGAAATGGAACGCAGAGGCAAGAGCGACTCAGCTGCTATCAGCTCGGCCATAGATATGGGCGAGAGAGAAACG GGTATGCCATCAATGACCAGTGAGCGGGTGGCACTGTGTGCGGGCTGCAGAGGGAAAATTTCCGACCGCTATTACTTGCTCGCAGTAGACAAGCAGTGGCACATGCGCTGTTTAAAATGTTGCGAGTGCAAACTCAACCTGGAGTCTGAGCTCACCTGCTTTAGTAAGGATGGAAGTATCTACTGCAAGGAAGACTATTACAG AAGGTTTTCGGTGCAGAGGTGTGCTCGCTGCCATCTCGGGATTTCGGCCTCGGAAATGGTAATGCGAGCTCGGGACTTGGTGTACCACTTAAATTGTTTCACATGCACTACGTGCAACAAAATACTGACGACAGGCGACCATTTTGGCATGAAGGACAGTCTCGTGTACTGCCGTTTACACTTCGAGACGCTCGTGCAGGGAGACTATGGGCACTTCACTCACACGGACGTGGCTCCAAGTAAAACGCTTAGTACAGCGGGGGCGCTCGCGCTCTCCTACTACAACGGAGTGGGCACGGTACAGAAAGGACGCCCGAGGAAACGGAAAAGTCCCGGCCCCGGAGCGGATTTGGCCGCATATAACGCAG CACTAAGCTGTAATGAAAATGATGGGGATCTAATGGACAGAGACTCTCAGTACAGTTCTGGTCAAAAGACCAAGAGAATGAGGACTTCCTTCAAGCACCATCAGCTAAGAACCATGAAGTCCTACTTTGCTATTAACCACAATCCTGATGCCAAGGATTTAAAACAGCTGGCACAGAAAACAGGTCTTACAAAGCGTGTACTTCAG gtctgGTTCCAGAATGCCAGGGCCAAATTCCGACGAAATCTTCTGCGTCAAGAGAACAATGGGGTGGAGAAAACATCAGATGGGTCAACTCTAGCTGGTGGAACCCCATCTGGTCCAGCCTCAGAAATTTCAAATGCCTCTATGAGCCCATCTAGCACTCCCACTACACTGACAGACCTTACTAACCCTACAATGCCCACAGTCACCTCTGTACTGACCTCCGTACCAGGCACCTTGGATGTGCATGAATGCCGGAGTCCATCGCAGACCACACTCACCAGCCTGTTCTGA